A region from the Streptosporangium sp. NBC_01756 genome encodes:
- a CDS encoding alpha,alpha-trehalose-phosphate synthase (UDP-forming), whose protein sequence is MQGRSSFLIVANRLPVDRAGEDTWRRSPGGLVTAIAPVLQRREGAWIGWHGAPDEQLDPFDHDGMHLIPVPLSESEVELYYEGFSNATLWPLYHDVVAPPVYSRVTWEAYRTVNERFARAAAEEAAENAVVWIQDYQLQLVPAMLRKLRPDLRIGFFLHIPFPPVELFSQLPWRKEIVEGLLGADLVGFQRPGGASNFIRLCRILFGLQHQKHEIHVEDRIVRAAAFPISVDFGELDSLVREPHIIERAKEIRAELGDPECVLLGVDRLDYTKGIGQRLKAFEELLCEGSIKAGEAAFVQIATPSRERVEEYVRLRDSIDRQVGRINGEQGELGLQPVQYMHQSYGRDELASLYLAADVMVVTPLRDGMNLVAKEYIACRNDLRGALVLSEFAGAADELRQAFMVNPYDIDGLKRMMLTAMRATPHDLSRRMRSLRRRVATYDVDRWAKEFLAALES, encoded by the coding sequence GTGCAGGGCCGCAGTTCGTTTCTGATCGTGGCTAACCGCCTTCCCGTCGACCGGGCGGGGGAGGACACCTGGCGGCGCAGCCCCGGCGGCCTGGTCACCGCGATCGCGCCCGTTCTCCAGCGCCGGGAGGGCGCCTGGATCGGCTGGCACGGAGCCCCCGACGAGCAGCTCGACCCCTTCGACCACGACGGCATGCACCTCATCCCCGTGCCTCTGTCGGAGTCGGAGGTGGAGCTTTACTACGAGGGCTTCTCCAACGCCACCCTCTGGCCTCTCTACCACGACGTGGTCGCCCCTCCCGTCTACTCGCGGGTCACCTGGGAGGCCTACCGGACGGTCAACGAGCGCTTCGCCCGCGCCGCCGCCGAGGAGGCCGCCGAGAACGCGGTGGTGTGGATCCAGGACTACCAGCTCCAACTGGTCCCGGCCATGCTGCGCAAGCTCCGTCCCGACCTGCGCATCGGCTTCTTCCTGCACATCCCCTTCCCTCCCGTGGAGCTGTTCTCCCAGCTCCCGTGGCGCAAGGAGATCGTGGAAGGACTCCTGGGCGCCGACCTCGTCGGGTTCCAGCGCCCCGGCGGCGCGTCCAACTTCATCCGGCTCTGCCGCATCCTGTTCGGCCTGCAGCACCAGAAGCACGAGATCCATGTGGAGGACCGGATCGTCCGGGCGGCGGCGTTCCCCATCTCCGTGGACTTCGGTGAACTCGACTCCCTGGTCCGCGAACCGCACATCATCGAGCGGGCCAAGGAGATCCGCGCGGAGCTGGGCGACCCCGAGTGCGTGCTGCTCGGCGTCGACCGCCTCGACTACACCAAGGGCATCGGCCAGCGGCTGAAGGCGTTCGAGGAGCTGCTCTGCGAAGGCTCGATCAAGGCCGGCGAGGCGGCGTTCGTACAGATCGCGACGCCGAGCCGGGAGCGGGTCGAAGAGTACGTACGGCTGCGCGACTCGATCGACCGGCAGGTCGGCCGGATCAACGGGGAGCAGGGCGAGCTGGGCCTGCAGCCGGTGCAGTACATGCACCAGTCCTACGGCAGGGACGAGCTGGCCTCGCTCTACCTGGCCGCCGACGTGATGGTGGTGACCCCGCTGCGCGACGGGATGAACCTGGTCGCCAAGGAGTACATCGCCTGCCGCAACGACCTGCGCGGCGCGCTGGTGCTCAGCGAGTTCGCCGGTGCGGCCGACGAGCTGCGTCAGGCGTTCATGGTGAACCCCTACGACATCGACGGACTCAAACGGATGATGCTGACCGCGA
- a CDS encoding DUF4193 domain-containing protein, whose protein sequence is MATDYDSPRKTDDDLNEDSLQELQARRTDKSSGSIDIDETDLAESLELPGADLSNEELSLRVIPRQADEFTCGRCFLVHHRSQLAVERNGQQICRECAA, encoded by the coding sequence ATGGCAACCGATTACGACAGCCCACGCAAGACCGACGACGACCTCAACGAGGACAGTCTTCAGGAACTGCAGGCACGCCGTACCGACAAGTCCTCGGGCAGCATCGACATCGACGAGACGGATCTCGCCGAATCGCTCGAACTGCCGGGGGCGGACCTGTCCAACGAGGAGCTTTCGCTCCGGGTGATACCTCGTCAGGCCGACGAGTTCACCTGCGGGCGTTGCTTCCTGGTGCATCACCGCAGTCAGCTCGCCGTTGAAAGGAACGGTCAGCAGATCTGCCGGGAGTGCGCGGCCTGA
- a CDS encoding sensor histidine kinase — translation MISPRSEREARKGDRPVFAAPARTQPPPPTGPPVWDGPPPAGASPERLSVLDRVRALMDRVSIRWRLTITYGVLFFAAGVLLLFVIYMMVGWAINGAWPPVSLPDAPLAYQQKFQEEWLGWKHVAIDEARNALLSRSLLALAGVGILAVIIGYLVADRALKPIQQMTTTARKLSGTTLAHERIDLKGPNDELKELADTFDAMLTRLNVAFDTQRRFVANASHELRTPLTINRTVLEIALGDPEASGDLKALGRTLLEVNARNEQLIEGLLLLARSERELSVRKPVDMKDVAETAVDQLTPRAEEAGVTMTAELQNAATEGDPVLLERCVANLVENAIKHNLPESGRLWVRTGMVEGALVVQVANTGPHVPAYEVNSLFEPFRRLNADRVESAKGAGLGLSIVRAVVRAHGGNVTAVPRDGGGLVVTVRLRAR, via the coding sequence ATGATCAGCCCGCGCTCCGAGCGGGAGGCCAGGAAGGGCGACCGGCCGGTCTTCGCCGCTCCGGCGCGGACCCAGCCGCCGCCGCCGACCGGCCCACCGGTGTGGGACGGGCCGCCCCCGGCGGGCGCCTCCCCGGAGCGGCTCTCGGTCCTCGACCGGGTGCGGGCGCTCATGGACCGGGTCAGCATCCGGTGGCGGCTCACGATCACCTACGGTGTGCTGTTCTTCGCGGCCGGGGTGCTCCTGCTGTTCGTGATCTACATGATGGTGGGCTGGGCCATCAACGGGGCCTGGCCGCCCGTCAGCCTGCCGGACGCGCCGCTCGCCTATCAGCAGAAGTTCCAGGAGGAGTGGCTCGGGTGGAAGCACGTCGCGATCGACGAGGCGCGCAACGCCCTGCTCAGCCGCTCGCTGCTGGCCCTGGCGGGCGTGGGAATCCTGGCGGTCATCATCGGCTACCTCGTCGCCGACCGGGCGCTCAAGCCGATCCAGCAGATGACCACGACGGCGCGCAAGCTCTCCGGCACCACGCTCGCCCATGAGCGGATCGACCTCAAGGGGCCCAACGACGAGCTCAAGGAGCTGGCCGACACCTTCGACGCCATGTTGACCAGGCTCAATGTGGCGTTCGACACACAGCGAAGATTCGTGGCCAACGCCTCGCACGAACTCCGGACCCCCCTGACGATCAACCGGACGGTCCTGGAGATCGCGCTGGGGGACCCCGAGGCGTCGGGGGACCTCAAGGCGCTGGGCCGTACTCTCCTGGAGGTCAACGCCCGCAACGAGCAGCTCATCGAGGGCCTGCTGCTGCTGGCCCGCAGCGAGCGCGAGCTGAGTGTACGCAAGCCGGTGGACATGAAGGACGTCGCCGAGACCGCCGTCGACCAGCTCACCCCACGCGCCGAGGAGGCCGGGGTGACCATGACCGCCGAGCTCCAGAACGCCGCCACGGAAGGCGATCCGGTGCTGTTGGAGCGCTGCGTGGCCAATCTTGTGGAGAACGCGATAAAGCACAACCTCCCCGAATCCGGCCGCCTGTGGGTACGCACGGGAATGGTGGAGGGGGCACTGGTTGTTCAGGTGGCCAACACGGGGCCGCATGTGCCCGCATATGAGGTGAACAGCCTGTTCGAGCCGTTTCGGCGGCTCAACGCCGACCGGGTCGAATCGGCCAAGGGAGCGGGTCTCGGGCTGTCCATCGTCCGTGCGGTCGTGCGCGCTCACGGAGGCAACGTGACCGCCGTTCCCAGAGACGGGGGAGGTCTTGTGGTGACCGTGAGACTCCGAGCACGCTGA
- a CDS encoding response regulator transcription factor yields MRVLVVEDERVLADAIATGLRREAMAVDVAYDGASALERTGYIDYDVIVLDRDLPKVHGDEVCRRLVAARTASRILMLTASGDVDDKVEGLGLGADDYLAKPFVFIELVARVRALGRRSAPALPPVLERAGVRLDPGKRLVTRDGQEIALTKKEFAVLEELMRAEGAVVSQEDLLDKAWDENIDPFTNVVRVTMMTLRKKLGEPQVIETVPGVGYKL; encoded by the coding sequence GTGCGGGTGCTTGTGGTTGAGGATGAGCGGGTGCTCGCCGACGCGATCGCGACCGGGCTCCGGCGGGAGGCCATGGCCGTGGATGTGGCCTACGACGGCGCCAGCGCGCTGGAACGGACCGGCTACATCGACTACGACGTGATCGTTTTGGACCGGGACCTGCCCAAGGTCCACGGTGACGAGGTCTGCCGCCGCCTGGTGGCCGCGCGCACGGCGTCGCGGATCCTGATGCTGACCGCGTCCGGAGACGTGGACGACAAGGTGGAGGGGCTGGGCCTGGGCGCCGACGACTATCTGGCCAAACCCTTCGTGTTCATCGAACTCGTCGCGCGGGTGCGGGCGCTCGGCCGCCGCTCGGCCCCGGCGCTGCCGCCGGTGCTGGAGCGGGCCGGGGTCCGCCTCGATCCGGGCAAACGGCTGGTCACCAGGGATGGCCAGGAGATCGCGCTCACCAAGAAGGAGTTCGCGGTCCTGGAGGAGCTGATGCGCGCCGAGGGTGCCGTGGTCAGCCAGGAGGACCTGCTGGACAAGGCCTGGGACGAGAACATCGACCCGTTCACCAACGTGGTGCGCGTGACCATGATGACCCTGAGGAAGAAGCTGGGCGAGCCTCAGGTGATCGAGACGGTGCCCGGAGTCGGATACAAGCTGTGA
- a CDS encoding inositol monophosphatase family protein produces METVGTFAHLAEEIAREAGEMLLAKRPARPEVLATKSSPTDVVTALDRASEELIRTRIKAVRPDDAILGEEGGSTGGGRIRWIVDPIDGTVNFLYGLPDWAVSIAVEIDGEVVAGVVNVVPRGEVFTAAKGEGAWLAGERLRCNTGVPLDRALIATGFGYEVGRRKVQAEVLTHVLPRVRDIRRAGSAAADLCSVAAGRVDGYYERGPQVWDYAAGGLVATEAGARVGGLNGGPPNPELTLCAAPGLFEELHELLVPLDPERDA; encoded by the coding sequence GTGGAGACCGTGGGCACCTTCGCCCACCTGGCCGAGGAGATCGCCCGCGAGGCGGGGGAGATGCTCCTGGCGAAACGGCCCGCCCGGCCCGAGGTGCTGGCCACCAAGTCCAGTCCCACCGATGTGGTGACCGCGCTGGACAGGGCGTCGGAGGAGCTGATCCGCACCAGGATCAAGGCGGTCAGACCGGACGACGCGATCCTCGGAGAAGAGGGCGGCTCGACCGGCGGCGGACGGATCCGCTGGATCGTGGACCCGATCGACGGGACGGTCAACTTCCTGTACGGCCTGCCCGACTGGGCGGTCAGCATCGCGGTCGAGATCGACGGCGAGGTCGTCGCGGGCGTGGTCAACGTGGTGCCTCGCGGTGAGGTCTTCACCGCGGCCAAGGGCGAGGGCGCGTGGCTGGCGGGCGAGCGGTTGCGCTGCAACACGGGTGTGCCGCTGGACCGGGCGCTGATCGCCACCGGGTTCGGCTACGAGGTCGGGCGGCGGAAGGTCCAGGCGGAGGTGCTCACCCACGTGCTGCCACGCGTGCGCGACATCCGCCGGGCCGGTTCGGCGGCGGCCGACCTGTGCTCGGTGGCGGCCGGCCGGGTCGACGGCTACTACGAGCGGGGCCCGCAGGTCTGGGACTACGCGGCCGGTGGTCTCGTCGCCACCGAGGCGGGGGCCAGGGTGGGCGGCCTGAACGGCGGACCGCCCAATCCGGAGCTCACGCTCTGCGCGGCGCCGGGCCTGTTCGAGGAGCTGCACGAGCTGCTGGTCCCGCTGGACCCGGAACGTGACGCCTGA